The following are encoded together in the Humulus lupulus chromosome 5, drHumLupu1.1, whole genome shotgun sequence genome:
- the LOC133778450 gene encoding BTB/POZ domain-containing protein At5g41330 → MPPFEGLASPPYSSESNIVTIDVGGQLFQTTKQTLALAGPDSLFGRISDSSSRHSVPFVDRDPDLFSVLLSLLRTGNLPSKAKAFDVQDLIFESRFYGVDSLLVNSVSNPSQFEAFNLEKSMVLPLNGRDSPSVIASTPFGSLHVAHGSKITSFDWSLRKKKTILTQFTAVDSMLAISPSVVAAGATDFSGLQILDLENGLVKHSLNWENVTRSSSTVQAIGSSPELLFVSFESGRRNSNSIMVYDLNTLSPVTEIGHCEIYGAELNSAIPSTKLSWVQGRSLLMASGSHSGPSGVSGDIKFWDIRSGNVVWELKESVDCFSDVTVSDDLSAMFKVGVNSGEVFFSDLRNLGAENPWVCLGDKRRTFINGKKEGVGCKIESHGSQVFCSKGGDIELWSEVAMSSKKRSEEDGLEERVFRKNLMGKVKDMGGNKITNLGFGGNKMFVTRKDQQNVEVWQSSSRGF, encoded by the coding sequence ATGCCTCCTTTTGAGGGTTTAGCTTCTCCTCCGTACAGTTCAGAGTCTAATATAGTCACCATTGATGTAGGTGGCCAGCTCTTTCAGACAACCAAGCAAACCCTTGCTCTCGCCGGACCCGACTCCCTCTTCGGCAGAATCTCTGATTCATCTTCCCGGCACAGTGTTCCGTTCGTTGATCGAGACCCCGACTTGTTCTCCGTTCTACTATCGCTTCTCCGGACTGGTAATCTTCCTTCCAAAGCCAAAGCTTTTGATGTCCAAGACCTAATATTTGAATCCCGATTCTATGGCGTCGATAGCCTTTTGGTCAATTCAGTATCGAACCCGTCTCAGTTTGAAGCCTTTAATCTCGAGAAATCCATGGTTTTGCCCTTGAACGGCCGTGATTCTCCCTCCGTCATCGCCTCCACACCGTTCGGATCGCTCCACGTGGCGCACGGCAGCAAGATCACGTCTTTCGATTGGTCTCTGAGGAAGAAAAAGACCATCCTGACTCAGTTCACGGCCGTCGATTCTATGCTGGCGATTTCTCCGTCGGTGGTGGCCGCCGGAGCTACGGATTTTTCCGGGCTTCAGATTCTTGATCTCGAAAATGGGTTAGTGAAACATAGTTTGAATTGGGAGAATGTGACTCGGTCTAGCTCAACGGTTCAAGCAATTGGATCGTCTCCCGAGTTACTTTTCGTTAGTTTCGAATCGGGTCGTAGGAACTCGAATTCAATTATGGTTTATGATTTGAATACTTTGAGTCCAGTTACTGAGATTGGTCACTGTGAGATTTATGGTGCTGAGCTCAACTCAGCTATTCCATCAACAAAGTTGAGTTGGGTTCAGGGTAGGAGTTTGTTAATGGCTTCTGGGTCTCATAGTGGCCCTTCAGGAGTTTCAGGGGACATAAAGTTTTGGGATATTCGTTCTGGTAATGTGGTTTGGGAGCTGAAAGAGAGTGTTGATTGCTTCTCAGATGTCACAGTTTCAGATGACCTGTCTGCTATGTTCAAGGTGGGTGTGAATTCAGGTGAAGTGTTCTTTTCTGATTTGAGAAACTTGGGTGCTGAGAATCCATGGGTTTGTCTTGGGGACAAGAGAAGAACATTTATTAATGGGAAGAAGGAAGGTGTTGGTTGCAAGATTGAAAGCCATGGAAGTCAAGTGTTTTGCAGTAAAGGAGGGGATATTGAACTCTGGTCTGAAGTAGCTATGAGCTCTAAAAAGAGAAGTGAAGAAGATGGGTTGGAAGAGAGAGTCTTTAGGAAGAATTTGATGGGGAAAGTGAAGGACATGGGTGGTAACAAGATAACCAATTTGGGTTTTGGAGGGAACAAGATGTTTGTCACCAGAAAAGATCAACAAAATGTTGAGGTTTGGCAAAGTTCATCTAGAGGATTTTGA
- the LOC133778451 gene encoding uncharacterized protein LOC133778451, whose product MRGAGSSTSDGDSRALSNALETINAAATAIAFAENRAPQASVPKRRWGSFWSLYWCFGFSRNNRKRIRHAVLVPETSQPGTSAPRAENTSQPPTIVVPFNAPPSSPASFFLSEPPSVTQSPAALPSLTSISASMYSPGPASIFAIGPYAHETQLVSPPVFSTFTTEPSTAPFTPPPESAHLTTPSSPEVPFAQLLDPKFQNGEAGQRFPIFHNEFQSYQLQPGSPVGHLISPSSGISGSGTSSPFPDGDFAANGPYFLEFRTGEPPKLLNLDKLSNFDWGSRQGSGSLTPDTVKPSPSTDGFLLKTHTFEVTPNLHSHFRYRNGETVADHRVSFELTSEDVLRCVERKSLALAGAISKSSLRETSIMESEESSNKTANCCYDYDRVGETSNNNAPEKAPACVEENEDEVASHQNHRSITLGSAKEFKFDNAADAVESHKSEINSDWWANQKVVGKEGAPPCQDWAFFPMMQPSFS is encoded by the exons ATGAGAGGTGCCGGTAGTAGTACTAGTGATGGAGACTCCAGAGCTTTGAGTAACGCTTTGGAAACTATTAACGCTGCTGCCACTGCGATCGCTTTTGCTGAGAATCGTGCTCCTCAAGCTTCTGTTCCC AAGAGAAGATGGGGGAGTTTCTGGAGCCTATATTGGTGTTTTGGATTTTCCAGAAACAACAGAAAGAGAATTAGGCATGCTGTTCTTGTTCCAGAAACTTCACAACCAGGAACCAGTGCTCCAAGAGCTGAAAATACATCTCAACCACCCACCATTGTAGTTCCTTTCAATGCTCCTCCCTCCTCGCCTGCATCTTTTTTTCTATCAGAACCTCCATCTGTCACACAATCGCCAGCTGCTTTACCATCACTCACTTCTATTTCTGCAAGTATGTACTCCCCAGGGCCTGCTTCAATTTTCGCAATTGGTCCTTATGCACACGAAACTCAGTTAGTTTCACCACCTGTTTTCTCAACTTTCACAACCGAACCATCAACTGCTCCCTTTACTCCACCCCCCGAATCTGCGCATTTGACAACACCTTCCTCCCCCGAGGTTCCATTTGCTCAGTTGCTTGACCCAAAATTTCAGAATGGTGAAGCTGGTCAGAGATTCCCCATATTCCACAACGAGTTTCAATCCTATCAGCTTCAACCTGGGAGCCCAGTTGGTCACCTTATATCTCCAAGCTCAGGCATCTCAGGTTCAGGCACATCTTCTCCTTTCCCTGATGGAGATTTTGCCGCAAATGGTCCCTACTTCCTTGAATTCCGAACAGGTGAACCTCCAAAGCTATTGAACCTTGATAAGCTCTCCAACTTCGATTGGGGCTCAAGACAAGGCTCTGGCTCATTGACACCAGATACCGTGAAGCCCTCTCCATCTACTGATGGGTTTCTCCTTAAAACTCATACATTTGAGGTTACACCAAATTTGCATTCACACTTCAGATACCGCAATGGTGAAACTGTAGCCGACCATAGAGTCTCATTTGAGCTAACTAGCGAAGATGTTTTAAGGTGTGTTGAGAGGAAATCTTTGGCCTTGGCTGGAGCCATATCCAAATCATCTCTAAGAGAAACATCAATAATGGAAAGTGAAGAAAGCTCTAACAAAACAGCCAATTGTTGTTACGACTACGACCGAGTTGGCGAAACATCAAACAACAACGCCCCTGAAAAGGCTCCAGCTTGTGTGGAGGAGAATGAGGATGAGGTAGCGAGTCATCAGAATCATAGATCCATAACTCTTGGTTCTGCCAAGGAATTCAAATTCGACAATGCAGCAGATGCAGTAGAGTCTCACAAGTCAGAAATAAACTCAGATTGGTGGGCCAATCAGAAGGTTGTAGGGAAGGAAGGTGCACCACCATGCCAAGATTGGGCCTTTTTCCCTATGATGCAACCAAGTTTCAGTTAA
- the LOC133778452 gene encoding LOW QUALITY PROTEIN: puromycin-sensitive aminopeptidase (The sequence of the model RefSeq protein was modified relative to this genomic sequence to represent the inferred CDS: deleted 1 base in 1 codon; substituted 2 bases at 2 genomic stop codons): MARLVLPCKSSGYVRTSLLGLISSAPLKSTSRVGFIENSAKTVCKHKRFLSSELTCRRNHCFPFPPLYRTKHLSRRLICSVATDPKQVDKSEMDSPKEIFLKDYKKPDYYFDTVDLKFTLGEEKTIVSSKITVLPRVEGSSSPLVLNGQDLKLLSVKVNGKELKEDEYQVDSRHLTLLSLPSGAFTLEIVTEIYPQKNTSLEGLYRSSGNFCTQCEAEGFRKITFYQDRPDIMAKYTCYIEADKTLYPVLLSNGNLVDQGELEGGKHFSLWEDPYKKPCYLFALVAGQLESRDDIFVTRSGRKVSLRIWTPAQDVPKTAHAMYSLKAAMKWDEDVFGLEYDLDLFNIVAVPDFNMGAMENKSLNIFNSKLVLASPETASDADYAAILGVIGHEYFHNWTGNRVTCRDWFQLSLKEGLTVFRDQEFSSDMGSRTVKRIADVMRLRNYQFPQDAGPMAHPVRPHSYIKMDNFYTGMYQLLSLRGRFFLFSVILXGNIXLFLALFFLLFFQVYEKGAEVVRMYKTLLGSQGFRRGMDLYFKRHDGQAVTCEDFFAAMRDANDADFANFLHWYSQAGTPVVKVISAYNPEARTFSLKFSQDVPPTPGQSVKEPMFIPVAMGLLDSTGKDMPLSLVYHDGKMESIANNNKPVYSTVLRVTKKDEEFVFSDIPERPIPSLLRGYSAPIRLESDLTDSDLSFLLAYDSDEFNRWEAGQVLARKMMLNLVADIQQNKQLVLNPQFVHGLRSILSDSSLDKEFIAKAITLPGEGEIMDMMEVADPDAVHAVRTFIRKQLASELKAELLTTVTNNKSSEEYQFDHSNMARRALKNIALAYLGSLEDPTLTELALREYRSATNMTDQFAALAALSQSPGKTRDDILADFYSKWQDDFLVVNKWFALQAMSDISGNVENVRNLLTHPAFDLRNPNKVYSLIGGFCGSPVNFHAKDGSGYRFLGEIVLQLDKINPQVASRMVSAFSRWRRYDETRQNHAKAQLEKIMSTNGLSENVFEIASKSLAA, from the exons ATGGCTCGGTTGGTACTTCCATGCAAGAGTTCGGGTTATGTGAGGACGAGTTTGTTGGGTTTGATCTCATCTGCTCCT CTTAAGTCTACGAGTCGTGTTGGGTTTATTGAGAATTCAGCAAAAACTGTCTGTAAACACAAGCGTTTCCTTAGTTCAGAA CTTACGTGCAGAAGGAATCATTGTTTTCCATTTCCTCCATTATAT AGGACTAAACACTTGAGCAGGAGGCTGATCTGTTCAGTTGCTACAGATCCGAAGCAAGTTGACAAATCTGAAATGGATTCTccaaaagaaatatttttaaaagaCTACAAGAAGCCAGATTATTACTTCGATACA GTGGATTTGAAGTTTACTCTGGGTGAAGAGAAAACAATCGTTAGCTCAAAAATTACTGTGCTCCCAAGAGTTGAAG GTTCATCTTCTCCATTGGTGTTGAATGGCCAAGATCTGAAGTTACTTTCAGTTAAAGTCAATGGCAAAGAACTAAAG GAGGATGAATACCAAGTTGATTCTCGCCATCTCACACTTCTATCTCTGCCAAGTGGTGCATTTACCTTGGAAATTGTTACCGAGATATACCCTCAGAAGAACACATCTCTAGAG GGGCTCTACAGGTCATCAGGGAATTTTTGTACCCAATGTGAAGCCGAGGGCTTCCGTAAAATCACATTTTATCAG GATCGCCCTGatataatggcaaaatacacatgtTACATAGAGGCAGACAAAACACTATACCCGGTTCTATTGTCTAATGGAAACCTTGTAGATCAGGGAGAATTGGAG GGTGGAAAACATTTTTCTCTCTGGGAAGATCCGTATAAGAAACCTTGCTACTTGTTTGCCTTAGTTGCTGGACAGTTGGAGAGCAGAGATGACATATTTGTCACTCGTTCAGGTCGAAAGGTGTCCCTAAGGATCTGGACCCCAGCACAGGATGTTCCTAAGACTGCACATGCTATGTATTCACTCAAGGCGGCAATGAAATGGGATGAGGAT GTTTTTGGCCTGGAATATGACCTGGATCTCTTCAATATTGTGGCTGTTCCTGATTTTAACAT GGGAGCTATGGAGAACAAGAGTTTAAAT ATCTTCAATTCCAAACTTGTGTTGGCATCTCCAGAAACTGCTTCAGATGCAGATTATGCTGCAATCTTGGGAGTTATTGGCCATGAG TATTTTCACAACTGGACTGGAAATAG AGTAACATGCCGTGATTGGTTCCAGCTTAGTCTGAAGGAAGGTCTGACTGTCTTCCGTGATCAG GAATTTTCATCTGACATGGGGAGCCGGACTGTGAAGCGGATTGCTGATGTTATGAGACTTAGAAACTATCAATTTCCACAG GATGCTGGTCCCATGGCCCATCCTGTACGACCACACTCATACATTAAG ATGGATAACTTCTACACAGGTATGTATCAATTACTTTCACTACGGGGAAGATTT TTTCTATTTTCTGTAATATTGTAAGGAAATATCTGACTCTTCTTGGCTCTTTTTTTTCTCCTCTTCTTT CAGGTGTATGAAAAG GGAGCTGAGGTTGTGAGAATGTATAAGACTTTATTGGGGAGTCAAGGGTTCCGAAGA GGGATGGATCTTTATTTCAAGAGACATGATGGGCAAGCTGTCACTTGTGAAGACTTTTTTGCTGCCATGCGTGATGCCAATGATGCAGATTTTGCTAATTTCTTGCACTG GTACTCGCAAGCTGGGACCCCTGTGGTCAAAGTTATATCAGCTTACAACCCCGAAGCCCGCACTTTCTCTTTGAAGTTTAG TCAAGATGTACCCCCAACTCCAGGGCAATCAGTAAAAGAACCCATGTTCATTCCTGTGGCAATGGGTTTGCTGGACTCTACAGGCAAAGACATGCCTCTATCTTTGGTGTATCATGATGGGAAAATGGAGTCTATTGCAAACAACAATAAACCAGTTTACAGTACAGTTCTTCGAGTAACCAAG AAAGATGAAGAATTTGTATTCTCTGATATACCGGAGCGACCAATTCCATCTCTATTGCGTGGCTATAGTGCCCCTATTCGTCTTGAATCTGATCTCACAGATAGTGATCTATCTTTCCTCCTTGCGTATGATTCAGACGAGTTCAATCG ATGGGAGGCCGGACAAGTGTTAGCACGGAAAATGATGCTCAACTTGGTTGCTGACATTCAACAGAACAAACAGTTGGTGCTAAACCCACAGTTTGTGCACGGGCTTAGAAGCATACTAAGTGACTCAAGTTTGGATAAA GAATTTATTGCAAAGGCAATAACTCTGCCTGGTGAGGGGGAAATAATGGACATGATGGAAGTTGCGGATCCTGATGCTGTTCATGCTGTTCGTACCTTTATAAGGAAGCAACTGGCTTCTGAACTTAAAGCAGAACTGCTCACCACG GTCACAAACAATAAAAGCTCAGAGGAGTACCAATTTGACCATTCGAACATGGCAAGGCGTGCTTTGAAGAATATTGCTCTCG CATATTTGGGATCCCTTGAAGATCCCACGCTTACTGAGCTCGCGCTGCGTGAATATAGGTCAGCCACAAATATGACTGATCAATTTGCAGCCCTGGCAGCATTATCTCAAAGCCCTGGTAAAACTCGTGATGATATTTTGGCTGATTTCTACAGCAAGTGGCAGGATGACTTTTTG gTTGTAAATAAATGGTTTGCACTTCAAGCCATGTCTGACATTTCTGGTAATGTTGAAAATGTTCGAAACCTCCTGACCCACCCGGCATTTGACCTCCGCAATCCAAACAAAGTATACTCCCTTATTGGAGGTTTCTGTGGGTCTCCTGTGAATTTCCATGCAAAAGACGGCTCCGGTTACAGGTTCCTGGGAGAAATTGTTTTGCAACTAGACAAAATTAACCCACAG GTTGCCTCCCGGATGGTGTCAGCCTTCTCAAGGTGGAGGCGCTACGATGAAACCCGACAAAACCATGCCAAG GCACAGTTGGAGAAGATCATGTCCACCAATGGGCTGTCGGAGAACGTGTTTGAGATTGCCTCAAAAAGCTTAGCTGCTTAA